The genomic window tgtcagggtaatgtagagggagctctgtattgtacccgtccccgggagtgctcgatgctgacactgggtataaagtggggggtttacactgtcagggtaatgtagagggagctctgtattgtacctgtccccgggagtgctcgatgctgacactgggtataaagtggggggtttacactgtcagggtaatgtagagggagctctgtattgtacctgtccccgggagtgctcgatgctgacactgggtataaagtggggggtttacactgtcagggtaatgtagagggagctctgtattgtacctgtccccgggaatgctcgatgctgacactgggtataaagtggggggtttacactgtcagggtaatgtagagggagctctgtattgtacctgtcccgggagtgctcgatgctgacactgggtataagatACACTGACAGGGTCATTACCTGGCAGTACCTTGGTGACATTGAGCTCACGGTGGAGAAGAGGGTTGTAGACGGAGCAGATGAAGGTTTTGCTGGATTTGATTGTAATATTCAGCCTGCTGTTAATGCTGATCAGACCATCTGCGCTGGTTGTGCTGCTGGTCAGTGCCTGAGTCGTCCAGTCCTCCGCCAGGTCCGTGTGCCAATGGAGGAAAGCCATGGGATACCCCCTCGATACGGTGCAGGTCAGGTGGTAAACGGCAGTGTTGTTCCTGGCACAGACCGTGTGCAAACGGATATGTGGCAGAGAATACGGAGCTGTAAAACACAGAGTGGAGCATGAACAGAGCGacacggggagagtcggtgcccgtgggggatctgtaccccggggagagtcggtgcccgtgggggacctGTATCCCGGGGAAAGTCAGTGCCCGTGGGTgatctgtaccccggggagagtcggtgcccgtgggggacctGTATCCCGGGGATAGTCGGTGTCCGTGGGGGGACCTGtatcccggggagagtcggtgcccccaGGGAACCTGTAACCCGGCGAAAGTCAGTGCCCGTGGGGgatctgtaccccggggagagtcggtgcccgtcggGAACCTGtatcccggggagagtcggtgctcgTGGGGGACCTGTAcctcggggagagtcggtgcccgtctgGAACCTGtatcccggggagagtcggtgcccgtggggaacCTGTATCCCGGGGAGAGTTGGCGCCCATAGGGAACCCGTATCCTGGGGAGAGTTGGTGACAGCGGGGACCTGTACCCTGGGGAGAGTCGCTGCCCGTGGGACCCCGTATCCCGGGGAGAGTTGGTGACCGCGGGGACCTGTACCCTGGGGAGAGTCGCTGCCCGTGGGGACCCGTACCCGGGGAGAGTTGGTGACCGCGGTGACCTGTACCCAGGGGAGAGTCGCTGCCCGTGGGGACCCGTACCCGGGGAGATATGGTGACCACGGGGACCTGTATCCCggggagagtcagtacctgtgggggacccgtaccccggggagagttggtGACCACGGGGACCTCTACCCTGGGGAGAGTCAGTACctatgggggacccgtaccccagggagagttgGTGACCacggggacctgtaccccggggagagtcagtacctttgggggacccgtaccccggggagagttggtGACCGCGGGGACCTGTACCCTGGGGAGAGTCgctgcccgtgggggacccgtactccGGGGAGAGTTGGTGACCgcggggacctgtaccccggggagagtcagtacctgtgggggacccgtaccccggggagagttggtGACCAAGGGGCCCTgtaccctggggagagtcggtgcctgtgggggACCCGTACTCCGGGGAGAGTTGGTGACCAAGGGGCCCTgtaccctggggagagtcggtgcccgtggggaccCGTTACCCCGGGGAGAGTTGGTGACCAAGGGGCCCTgtaccctggggagagtcggtgcccgtgggaccCCGTATCCCGGGGAGAGTTGGTGACCACGGGGAACTGTACCCTGGGGAGAGTCGCTGCCCGTGGGACCCCGTATCCCGGGGAGAGTTGGTGACCAAGGGGCCCTGTACCCTggggagagtcagtacctgtgggggacccgtaccccggggagagttggtGACCAAGGGGCCCTgtaccctggggagagtcggtgcccgtggggacccgttaccccggggagagtcggtgcccattGGACCCATAGTCCGGGGAGAGTTGGTGAACACGGCGACCCTCTGGGACTGACCTGCGACCTGTAGCACTGTTGTCGCCTGTCCGTACTTGGGATCGGTTTTGATATAAGCTCGGTAGATTCCTGCGTCGGTAATTCTCACGTCCCTCAGGACAAGTGCACAGCTGCCGCCGGAGGCGCTGGCTTGTAGGCGCTGAGTGCGGTTCACAAACTCTGCCTCGACCATGCCTTGCTGCTCCTGATCGTGATAGAAACTGTAGACAGTGAGTTCTGTCTCCGAATTAATTTGCTTCAGCCAGTGAATGATCAGGTCTGGCGCTGAGTACTGGCTGGGCACAAAGGTGCAGTTGAAGATGGCATCTTCCCCGATTAAAACTTGCAACGTGTCAGGAACGAATACCTTCAGGCCTCCTGTGGAAAGATCAACCAGAGAGTAACAGTATGGGAACTCggaccaggaggaggccattcggcccctcgtgcctgcttccCCATTCAGCACGATCACGGGGGATGATTTACTACCCCGACTCTGCCTCCgcgcactctccccatatccccttcATTCCCTCATCGCCCAAAAATCTACCCATCTCCGTCTGGGATATCCTCAACGACTGatcatccactgctctctgggatcgagaattccaaagattcaccaccctccgagtgaagaaatttctcctcatctcagtgtgaaacggccgagcccttatcctgagactgtgaccccccccccccccccaccccggtgttcgagactctccagccccgggggtgagggggggaaacagactctcagcatctaccctgtcaaaaccccttcagaattctatatgtttcaatgagatcacctctcattcttctaaactctatcagCCCGttcgactcgatctctcctcataggacaatcccctcatcccaggaaccagtctagtgaaccttcgttacaATCCCTCTCggacaactatatccttccttaggtaaggagaccaaaactggactcaatactccaggtgtggtctcaccaatgccctgtataattgtagtgagACTTTGTCtcccttatactccaatcccttcggAACAAAAGCTAacgtaccatttaccttcctaattgcttgctatccctgcatgttaactttctgtgattcatgtacgaggacacccaggtctctcggAATGCAaacattccccagtctctcacctttcaaaacaatattctgcttttctatttttcctaccaatttggataatctcacacttccccCACATTGTTTTCCATCTGCCGTGTTCCTGCCCACTCCCCCCAAACCTCTTTAtattccctctgcagcctctttgtgtcctcctcaccacttactttcccaccttAACTTTGTCTCATCAGCAGACTTGCATACATCacactcggtcccctcatctaagtcattggtatAGATTAATCccaggaatggagcagggtgagtgGATgtatctctgttcctgtctccccacaggcaccaactctccccggggtacgggtcccccacgaacaccttctctccccggggtacgggtctccccacgggcaccgactctccccgggtacGGGtctccccacgggcaccgactctccccggggtacaggtctccccacgggcaccgactctccccggggtacgggtcccagctCATTCGAGAGGGGACTGGGTTTGATCGTGGCCTTTAATCCTTTGGATTTTTTGGTCAATTTTGCCCCCTTGACTGGAGCTCCCCCTCCAAACCCCTGGAACCCTCCGATGTATAATTACCTGTGGCAGCAGACTGGCCCAGGAGGTAGATGTGGATTACAGCAGTGACGACACAGAGGGCAGCGtctgagtggcagagagagagagaaagggttagttACTGTCACAGAACCATGTCCAGCCGcctgaggtgggtggggggggggggggggggtctcccctATCCCAGGACCGCCCGACctccagacagtctcagacacacactgatgaTCACTCCCAGACCCCGACTGCTGGTCCTCCTTCTGTTTGGTGCCCCATGTAACCCACGCTGGGTGAGATTATCTGAACTCAGCACAGGCTGGTGGGTGCCTGGGATCCTCCTGTGCCACGTCTGGGGCTCAGTACCTGTTGGTTATCAGTTCTGGTACAGGCCTGTTTGAAGAAACCACAGGAATGCTGTTTAAACCGAGGGCATTATCGAGGCCCAGAGGGAGGGGTGGGTTGGTCAGAAGGTGGAACCCGGTCAGCTGTCAGCCCCTTACCTGGCATGGCGGCTGGAGGGTCTGTCCCCCTGGTCTTGGCGGCGGaagggtgggttgtgtgtgtgtgggtgtgtgtgtgcgtgggtgtgtgccTGGGCCGAGCTCCTCCAACTCCTGTGGTGTCGGGACTAACTGGCTGCATGTTTCCTGGTTCCTTCACTCTCTTCCCCAAACTGGTTCAGTGACATTCCACTAGGGAAACCGGCACAACCCGATCGGCAGAGACCGCAAGGGTTTTGGGACGGGGCGGAGGGTGGGGGAGGAAGGAGGGTGGGGTGGTTGGCAGGCGTGAGGGGAGGTTCGCGCCGCCCTGGAACTGACTCCCAGGCAACGGCTGGGATCTTCCTCTGTAACCCCGACACCTCCCGACGACCCCCTCGGGATCTTCCTCTGTCACCCTGACACCTCCCGACGACCCCCTCGGGATCTTCCTCTGTCACCCTGACACCTCCCGTGGActccctgggatcttcctgtgtaacTGACCCCTCATTGACCCCCGGGATCTTCCTCTGTAACCCTGACACCTCCCGTGGActccctgggatcttcctgtgtaacTGACCCCTCATTGATCCCCGGGATCTTCCTGTGTAACTGACCCCTTATTGACACCCTGGGATCTTCCTCTGTCACCCTGACACCTCCCGTGGActccctgggatcttcctgtgtaacTGACCCCTCATTGACCCCCGGGATCTTCCTGTGTAACTGACCCCTTATTGACACCCTGGGATCTTCCTCTGTCACCCTGACACCTCCCGTGGActccctgggatcttcctgtgtaacTGACCCCTCATTGACCCCCGGGATCTTCCTGTGTAACTGACCCCTTATTGACACCCTGGGATCTTCCTCTGTCACCCTGACACCTCCCGTGGActccctgggatcttcctgtgtaacTGACCCCTCATTGACCCCCGGGATCTTCCTGTGTAACTGACCCCTTATTGACACCCTGGGATCTTCCTCTGTCACCCTGACACCTCCCGTGGActccctgggatcttcctgtgtaacTGACCCCTCATTGACCCCCGGGATCTTCCTGTGTAACTGACCCCTTATTGACACCCTGGGATCTTCCTCTGTAACCCCGACACCTCCCGTCGGCCCCCCCTTGGGATCTTCCTCTGCTCTGCCCCCACATCTCCCACCAGCTGACCCCCGCTCCGTTGCCATGGAGGcgccccgcccccccacccgctCCGTTGCCATGgagccgccccgccccgccccccatCCGCTCCGTTGCCATGGAGCCGCCCGGCCCCGCCCCCCATCCGCTCCGTTGCCATGgagccgccccgccccgccccgccccccacccgctCCGTTGTCATGGAGCCgctccggccccccccccccagccgctCCGTTGCCATGGAGCTGCCCCGCCCCTCCCCCTGCGAACGTCATGCCCTCCGTCTCACGCCTGCGCACCTACCGGCCGCCGATTGGCTGAGCACCGTTGCCCCGGAGACGACGCGATTCCGGCTCCCAGACACTCGCATGCGCAGCTCCCCGGCGGCGACGGAACGAAAACGGGGACGGACCCGGTGCAGGAGCTGGTGCCGAGGGAAGAGCAGAGTGTGACACCGGGGCAGGGGGCACAGGCCAAAGGTCAGGGAGGGCAAAAAAATAGGCCAAGTTATCctgtggaggggggagagagtgaccagtgaggatagagatggacagagagtgaccagtgaggatagagatggacagagagtgaccagtgaggatagagagggacagagagtgaccagtgaggatagagagggacagagagtgaccagtgaggatagagatggacagagagtgaccagtgaggatagagagggacagagagtgaccagtgaggatagagatggacagagagtgaccagtgaggatagagatggacagagagtgaccagtgaggatagagatggacagagagtgaccagtgaggatagagatggacagagagtgaccagtgaggatagagatggacagagagtgaccagtgaggatagagatggacagagagtgaccagtgaggatagagagggacagagagtgaccagtgaggatagagagggacagagagtgaccagtgaggatagagatggacagagagtgaccagtgaggatagagatggacagagagtgaccagtgaggatagagatggacagagagtgaccagtgaggatagagagggacagagagtgaccagtgaggatagagagggacagagagtgaccagtgaggatagagatggacagagagtgaccagtgaggatagagagggacagagagtgaccagtgaggatagagagggacagagagtgaccagtgaggatagagagggacagagagtgaccagtgaggatagagatggacagagagtgaccagtgaggatagagagggacagagagtgaccagtgaggatagagagggacagagagtgaccagtgaggatagagagggacagagagtgaccagtgaggatagagagggacagagagtgaccagtgaggatagagatggacagagagtgaccagtgaggatagagatggacagagagtgaccagtgaggatagagatggacagagagtgaccagtgaggatagagagggacagagagtgaccagtgaggatagagagggacagagagtgaccagtgaggatagagagggacagagagtgaccagtgaggatagagagggacagagagtgaccagtgaggatagagagggacagagagtgaccagtgaggatagagagggagagagtgaccagtgaggatagagatggacagagagtgaccagtgaggatagagagggacagagagtgaccagtgaggatagagatggacagagagtgaccagtgaggatagagagggacagagagtgaccagtgaggatagagagggacagagagtgaccagtgaggatagagagggacagagagtgaccagtgaggatagagagggacagagagtgaccagtgaggatagagatggacagagagtgaccagtgaggatagagatggacagagagtgaccagtgaggatagagagggacagagagtgaccagtgaggatagagagggacagagagtgaccagtgaggatagagagggacagagagtgaccagtgaggatagagagggacagagagtgaccagtgaggatagagagggacagagagtgaccagtgaggatagagagggacagagagtgaccagtgaggatagagatggacagagagtgaccagtgaggatagagatggacagagagtgaccagtgaggatagagatggacagagagtgaccagtgaggatagagagggacagagagtgaccagtgaggatagagagggacagagagtgaccagtgaggatagagagggacagagagtgaccagtgaggatagagatggacagagagtgaccagtgaggatagagatggacagagagtgaccagtgaggatagagagggacagagagtgaccagtgaggatagagagggacagagagtgaccagtgaggatagagagggacagagagtgaccagtgaggatagagagggacagagagtgaccagtgaggatagagagggacagagagtgaccagtgaggatagagagggacagagagtgaccagtgaggatagagagggacagagagtgaccagtgaggatagagagggacagagagtgaccagtgaggatagagagggacagagagtgaccagtgaggatagagagggacagagagtgaccagtgaggatagagagggacagagagtgaccagtgaggatagagagggacagagagtgaccagtgaggatagagatggacagagagtgaccagtgaggatagagagggacagagagtgaccagtgaggatagagatggacagagagtgaccagtgaggatagagagggacagagagtgaccagtgaggatagagagggacagagagtgaccagtgaggatagagagggacagagagtgaccagtgaggatagagagggacagagagtgaccagtgaggatagagagggacagagagtgaccagtgaggatagagatggacagagagtgaccagtgaggatagagagggacagagagtgaccagtgaggatagagagggacagagagtgaccagtgaggatagagatggacagagagtgacctgtgaggatagagagggagagagagtgaccagtgaggatagagatggacagagagtgaccagtgaggatagagatggacagagagtgaccagtgaggatagagagggacagagagtgaccagtgaggatagagagggacagagagtgaccagtgaggatagagagggacagagagtgaccagtgaggatagagagggacagagagtgaccagtgaggatagagagggacagagagtgaccagtgaggatagagagggacagagagtgaccagtgaggatagagagggacagagagtgaccagtgaggatagagagggacagagagtgaccagtgaggatagagatggacagagagtgaccagtgaggatagagagggacagagagtgaccagtgaggatagagagggacagagagtgaccagtgaggatagagagggacagagagtgaccagtgaggatagagagggacagagagtgaccagtgaggatagagagggacagagagtgaccagtgaggatagagagggacagagagtgaccagtgaggatagagatggacagagagtgaccagtgaggatagagatggacagagagtgaccagtgaggatagagatggacagagagtgaccagtgaggatagagagggacagagagtgaccagtgaggatagagagggacagagagtgaccagtgaggatagagagggacagagagtgaccagtgaggatagagagggacagagagtgaccagtgaggatagagagggacagagagtgaccagtgaggatagagatggacagagagtgaccagtgaggatagagagggacagagagtgaccagtgaggatagagatggacagagagtgaccagtgaggatagagagggacagagagtgaccagtgaggatagagagggacagagagtgaccagtgaggatagagatggacagagagtgaccagtgaggatagagatggacagagagtgaccagtgaggatagagagggacagagagtgaccagtgaggatagagagggacagagagtgaccagtgaggatagagatggacagagagtgaccagtgaggatagagagggacagagagtgaccagtgaggatagagagggacagagagtgaccagtgaggatagagatggacagagagtgaccagtgaggatagagatggacagagagtgaccagtgaggatagagatggacagagagtgaccagtgaggatagagagggacagagagtgaccagtgaggatagagagggacagagagtgaccagtgaggatagagagggagagagagtgaccagtgaggatagagagggacagagagtgaccagtgaggatagagatggacagagagtgaccagtgaggatagagatggacagagagtgaccagtgaggatagagagggacagagagtgaccagtgaggatagagagggacagagagtgaccagtgaggatagagagggagagagagtgaccagtgaggatagagagggacagagagtgaccagtgaggatagagatggacagagagtgaccagtgaggatagagatggacagagagtgaccagtgaggatagagagggacagagagtgaccagtgaggatagagatggacagagagtgaccagtgaggatagagatggacagagagtgaccagtgaggatagagagggacagagagtgaccagtgaggatagagagggagagagagtgaccagtgaggatagagagggacagagagtgaccagtgaggatagagatggacatagagtgaccagtgaggatagagagggacagagagtgaccagtgaggatagagatggacagagagtgaccagtgaggatagagagggacagagagtgaccagtgaggatagagatggacagagagtgaccagtgaggatagagagggacagagagtgaccagtgaggatagagagggacatagagtgaccagtgaggatagagatggacagagagtgaccagtgaggatagagagggacagagagtgaccagtgaggataga from Heterodontus francisci isolate sHetFra1 unplaced genomic scaffold, sHetFra1.hap1 HAP1_SCAFFOLD_1381, whole genome shotgun sequence includes these protein-coding regions:
- the LOC137359050 gene encoding CD276 antigen homolog isoform X2, whose product is MQPVSPDTTGVGGARPRHTPTHTHTHTHTTHPSAAKTRGTDPPAAMPDAALCVVTAVIHIYLLGQSAATGGLKVFVPDTLQVLIGEDAIFNCTFVPSQYSAPDLIIHWLKQINSETELTVYSFYHDQEQQGMVEAEFVNRTQRLQASASGGSCALVLRDVRITDAGIYRAYIKTDPKYGQATTVLQVAAPYSLPHIRLHTVCARNNTAVYHLTCTVSRGYPMAFLHWHTDLAEDWTTQALTSSTTSADGLISINSRLNITIKSSKTFICSVYNPLLHRELNVTKVLPVTPCVRSSSVGIVVTLSVLGALLLLAAVFTVRFRRRVNLLGNGDEISNRDCIRT
- the LOC137359050 gene encoding CD276 antigen-like isoform X4 — encoded protein: MQPVSPDTTGVGGARPRHTPTHTHTHTHTTHPSAAKTRGTDPPAAMPDAALCVVTAVIHIYLLGQSAATGGLKVFVPDTLQVLIGEDAIFNCTFVPSQYSAPDLIIHWLKQINSETELTVYSFYHDQEQQGMVEAEFVNRTQRLQASASGGSCALVLRDVRITDAGIYRAYIKTDPKYGQATTVLQVAAPYSLPHIRLHTVCARNNTAVYHLTCTVSRGYPMAFLHWHTDLAEDWTTQALTSSTTSADGLISINSRLNITIKSSKTFICSVYNPLLHRELNVTKVLPGQSAGEWR
- the LOC137359050 gene encoding CD276 antigen homolog isoform X1, giving the protein MQPVSPDTTGVGGARPRHTPTHTHTHTHTTHPSAAKTRGTDPPAAMPDAALCVVTAVIHIYLLGQSAATGGLKVFVPDTLQVLIGEDAIFNCTFVPSQYSAPDLIIHWLKQINSETELTVYSFYHDQEQQGMVEAEFVNRTQRLQASASGGSCALVLRDVRITDAGIYRAYIKTDPKYGQATTVLQVAAPYSLPHIRLHTVCARNNTAVYHLTCTVSRGYPMAFLHWHTDLAEDWTTQALTSSTTSADGLISINSRLNITIKSSKTFICSVYNPLLHRELNVTKVLPVTPCVRSSSVGIVVTLSVLGALLLLAAVFTVRFRRRTHRQESDQTAPRQVVNLLGNGDEISNRDCIRT
- the LOC137359050 gene encoding CD276 antigen homolog isoform X3, which produces MRVSGSRNRVVSGATVLSQSAADAALCVVTAVIHIYLLGQSAATGGLKVFVPDTLQVLIGEDAIFNCTFVPSQYSAPDLIIHWLKQINSETELTVYSFYHDQEQQGMVEAEFVNRTQRLQASASGGSCALVLRDVRITDAGIYRAYIKTDPKYGQATTVLQVAAPYSLPHIRLHTVCARNNTAVYHLTCTVSRGYPMAFLHWHTDLAEDWTTQALTSSTTSADGLISINSRLNITIKSSKTFICSVYNPLLHRELNVTKVLPVTPCVRSSSVGIVVTLSVLGALLLLAAVFTVRFRRRTHRQESDQTAPRQVVNLLGNGDEISNRDCIRT